The sequence GGTGAAGCTGCTGGACCCCCTGCGGCTGAGCATTGACTGCGACTACGGCCTGCGCGGCGGCATCCGCACGGTGGTCAAGGCGAACTACGTGGCCGAAGACCAGAAAACCGCCGAGCAGAAGGCCCAGTAATGCCCTGGAAGCTGTCTACCGAATTCACCTTCGACTCGGCCCACATCATCGAGGGCTACGACGGCCCTTGCGGACGGCTGCACGGGCACACCTACCGCGTGCGAATGGAGCTGCAAAGTGACCGCCTGCGCCCCAGCGCCCATGTGAAGCGCGACATCATGGTGGCGGATTTCAAGAGCCTGAAATGGGCCAAAAAGGACGTGGAGCAGGGCGGCCTGGACCACATGTTCCTGAACGAGCACCCCGACCTCGGCAGCGACACCACCGCCGAAGTCATCGCTGCGTTCCTGCACCGCGAAACCATGCGCCGCATCCGCGAAAACCTAGCTGAAGGCGACGACGGTGCCGACCTGCACCTGCGGGTCTTCCTGTGGGAAACGCCGGAGTCGTGCTGTGAGTACTGGGAGTGAATCGCCCTTGCCAGCGAAGCGAGGGGTGAATGAGGTGGCGGGGCACCCCGCCGCCGAGGGCGAGTCTAAAGGTCTAAGCGTCGAAGGGTCTAAGGGGGATGCGGTCTTAGACTCTTCGACCCTTAGACCCTTGGACGCTGCGAAGCAGCCTAAATATCCCGTCTACGAGCGCTTTTACACCTGGCAGGGCGAAGGCGTTCACCTGGGGCGGGCGGCGTACTTTATTCGGCTGTACGGTTGCCCACAACACTGTCCCTGGTGCGACAGCGCGGGCACCTGGCACCCGGAGTACCGCCCCGAATCGGTAGGACTGATGGACGCACAAGCGCTGGCTGACGCTGTTGCCGCCGAGAGTCCAGCTGGTGCGGTGGTCATTATCACGGGGGGGGAGCCGATTCTGTTCGACCTGGCCCCGCTGACGGACGCGCTGCACGCCATAGGCCGCCGCGTGCATATCGAAACCAGCGGGATAGCGCCGCTACGGGGTGAGCTGGACTGGGTCACGCTGTCGCCCAAGCCCACGCAGAAATGGCCGCTCCCCGAAGTGGTGGCCCACGCCGACGAGGTCAAAATCATCGTGCATGAGCCGCAGGACATTGCGGCAGGCCTGGCGACGCTGGACGGCCTGCGGGATGACGCGGTGATTTGGCTGCACCCCGAATGGAGCCGTGCCCGTGAGCGGGAGATGCGGGTGCTGAACGCGATTACGGAGGCGGTCAAGGCCGACCCAAGGCTGCGGGCGGGCTACCAGATGCACAAGCTCTACCGCGCCGACGACCTTGACGAGCACAGCGACAAGCGCCTCATTCCACTGGGCGGCAACGAAAGGTTAGGGTACTAGAGATGACGGAAACGACGAACCCCCGCGCCGTGGTGCTGCTGTCGGGCGGGCTGGATTCCAGCACCGTGCTGGGCCTGGCGGTGCGGAGCGGGCTGGAGGCCACCGCACTCAGCTTTCGCTACGGCCAGCGCCACACGGTGGAACTGGAGCGGGCCGCGCAGATTGCCGCGCACTTCGGAGCCGCTCACCGCGTGGTAGATATCAACATTGGCAGTTTCGGCGGCAGCGCCCTGACCGACGAAGGCCTGGCTGTGCCGCAGGAAGCCACGCCTGACGGGGTCATTCCCCCCACGTATGTGCCTGGGCGCAACACGGTATTTATCGCGGTGGGCCTGTCCCTGGCCGAAGCGATAGACGCGGGCAGCCTGCACCTGGGCATCACCGCCGTGGACTACAGCGGCTATCCCGACTGCCGCCCCGACTACCTGGCGGCCTACCAGACGTTGGCGGACCTGGCGACTGTGGCAGGCCGCGAAGGACGCGGCGCACGGCTGGTGGCCCCACTGCTGGAAATGAGCAAAGTGGACATCGTCCGCACGGCGCTGGAAGTAGGCGTGCCTGTGCACCTGACCTGGAGCTGCTACAGCGGCGGCAGCGAACCCTGCGGCCTGTGCGATAGCTGCCGCATCCGCGACGAAGCCCTGTTGAGCGCGGGGCACCCCGAACTGATGACCAGGGTAGGGCGGGGGCGGCTGGGGGTTTAAGGAATAATGGGGCCGCTATGCCCCACGAAGACCTGCTCTACAGCGCTCAGCAGCTTTCTCCCTCCCACAAGAGTCAGCTTAAGGAACTGGTCAAGGCCGTAGCCCGTGGCACTTATCAGCCCACTCTGCTGCCTGCGTCTGCTGACCCAACGCTGCTGAATACGCTCAAGCGGTTCACGGCCCTGAAAAAGGAGTCCAGGCAAAACTATTACCTCAAACTGGCTTTTATTCTTGTAGGCAGGCAGGTCGAAATCAGGCCGTTCCTGGCCCTGACGAGAGACAGTCAGGTTCAGGCGGTGGACTTCAGGAGCTTGGATACAGCTCTGCTCAAACCCTTACCTGCCTACCAGAAGCCTAAAGGCACCGTACTGGAACTCAATCTGGCCTACATCGTCGCTAGCGATGAGGTCCGCGACAGCCTTGCCAGAACTTTAGAGAGAATCGCCAGCAAGTTGGCAGGAGACGTCCCTGAACTCCGCCAGCCGCAGATCAGCAGTCCTGCTCCCGTGCAGTTCAGGCCCGCCCCGCCCCCATCTCTGACGGTGAGCAGCTCCCCGCCGACCACGGTTCTCAAGCAACTGCCAGCCGCCAGCCTAGAGCCGGAGATTTCGCGGCCCGCTCAGCAGTTGGTCAGCGTGCAAAAAACGTTGAGAAAGCCGCTGGAAGCTGCTGATTTCGCGCTTGCCTTGGCTGCAGCCTTCTCGCTGCTTTTGCTGTTCCGTTCTGTGGTAGCCGGCCTTTTCGGGGCAGCGATTGCCCTAAGCATTTCATGGATGAGAAACCAGCAAACGGTTATGGTTAAAGAAGAACAGCCGCTAGGTCGAGACGACATCATCCTGAATTCTCTAGCCGACTACGAGCAGGAACTTATTGCCATTATTCGGCAGCATTCAGCCAGCAGTGAAGTGGGCCGCGCAGCGGCTACCCAGCTTGGTCAGGTGCGGCAGGCGGCCCGCGAGTTAGGCAATCAGCACAACTCGGAGCAGGCACAGCGCACCGTGGGTGAGATAGGCCATTACCTGAGACAAATCAGGAAAAACGGTTAATCACCTTCGTTTGACGGTTCGGTCTTTTGCCGCCTCTTCCCCCGCTTGGGCGCAGGAGGTTCGGGGGCGTTCCAGCCCTGCAACTGCTCCGCTGTCGCGCCCAGCCTGAGCAGTTCGGCGCTGTCGAGCGGGGTCAGGCCAGCGGTGGGCAGCAGGTCGGGGCGGCGCTGGTAGGTTTTGCCCAGTGCCTGCGCCCGCCGCCAGGCGGCAATAGCGGCGTGGTTGCCGCTTTGCAGCACGGCGGGTACGCCCTCCCCTGCCCACTCGGGCGGGCGGGTGTACTCGGGGTAATCCAGCAGGCCCGAGCTGAAGGAATCGTCCTGATGCGAGGCCTCCGCGCCCAGCACCCCAGGGACCAGCCGCGACACCGCTTCCATGATGCAGGCCGCCGCCGCTTCACCGCCCATCATCACAAAGTCACCGATGCTGACCTCGCGGGTCACCAGCCGCTCCACACGGGCATCGAAGCCCTCGTAGCGCCCGCAGAGGATGACCCAGTGCCCCCCCTGCGCGGCCCAGGCTTCAGCGGTGGCCTGACGGAAGGTTTCACCGGCGGGGGTCAGCATCACCACCTCATCAATAGGTCGCTCGGCACGTAGAGCGTCCAGGGCGCGGGCCACCACATCCACCCGAATCACCATGCCCGCGCCGCCGCCGTAGGGGGTGTCGTCTACCTTGTGGTGCTTGTTGGCGGCCCAGTCGCGCAGGTCATGCAGCCGCACATCCACCAGCCCCCGCGCCTGCGCCTTGCCCAGCAGGGCTTCGCTGGCAAAGGGGCGCAGCAGCTCGGGGAACAGGGTAAGGACGGAAAAAGTCAGGGCGGGCGTAGTCACTCGCCTGCGTCCTCCGCGCCATCGTCAGCGTCGTCGTAGTCGTCGTGCTCGTCGTAATCATCGTCGTCGCCCAGCAGGCCAGCGGGGGTGTCTTCGGTCAGGCGCACGCGGGCAGGTTCGCCGTCCTCGCCCGCTTCAATCAGCACGTAAGGCGCTTGCAGCGGCACCTGCGACTCGCCGTAGTCATGCGATACCACCAGCAGGTCCTGATGGCCCATGTCCATCACGTCTACCACTTCGCCTAGGTGCTCGCCAGCGCTATCCAGCACGGGCAGGCCGCGCAGTTGGTGGTAGTAGTAGCTGCCCTCTTCCAGTGCGGGCAACTCGTCGTCGTGGGCGTAGACATTGGCTCCGCGCAGGTCGGCGGCGGCCTCGCGGGTCTCGATACCGCTGAGGTGCAGCGCGATGCCGGGGTACAGCAGCTCGGCGCGGCGCAGCTTCAGCCAGCCCCAGCCTTCCACCCACACGCGGGGCAGGTCCACCAACTGCTCAGCCTCGCCCAGCACGAACAGTTTCACGCCACCTTTTAGCCCCTGCGGCCCCAGAAAATAGCCGACGCGGGTGGTGTTCTCAGGGGCCTTTTTGGTAGCGGTCAAGAGCGGCGCTCCCGGCGGCCCTGGAAGCCGCCCTTACCCTGTGCACTGCTGCCCTGTGCACTACGCGGACCGTCCAGGTCCACGTTCAGGCGGGCGCGGGGCGGTGTGGCGCTGCGGGCCAGCGTGCGAATGGCCTGAATGACACGGCCCTGACGGCCGATCAGGCGGCCTTCTTCGCCTTCGCCCACCCGAATCAGCAGGGTCTGGCCCTGGCGGCTGACCTGCACGCCGGCGGGGTCGTCCACCACCTGCCCGGCCAGAAACTCCACCAGCTCGGCCACGTCAATGTCCGGCTCGCCCGCTTGGGGGCCGAAAGAATAGTCTGTGTCGCGGTTCATCCGGCCAGTTTAGCAAGGGGGGTAGGGACGGTGGATGGTCGGGTCAAAAGGGCTAAGGGGCTGAACGCCTGGCGGGAGACTCTGGGACAGCGTCCAGCGTCTGTCATCCATCAGCCCTCCTTCTCCCCTGCCCAGGCCCGCACAACTTTCCACTGTGCGCCGTCACCGTCCACCACCGCCACCAGCTCGCCCGCGTGGGTCACGGTCAGACGGCCGGTTTCGGGGCGGCGGGGGCGCTTGCCCTGCCTCAGCTCGGTGGCGGTCTGCGCGGGCACCTCTACCACCTCAAACGGCAGGGCGCTCAGGTCGCTGTGGCCTGCGGCTTCTGCAACTGCGTCCAGCTCCAGGCAGTCCGCCAGGTCGTAGCGGCCTGCACGGGTCCGCAGCAGTCCCGCGAGGTGGGCAGGCACGCCCAGCGCCGCACCGAGGTCACGTGCCAGCGAGCGCAGATAGGTGCCGCTGCCCACCGACGCCCGCACCAGCAGCGTCGGAAAGTCGCCCAGCGCGGGCGGCAGGGGCACCGGGCGGCCAGCGGGGTCAGGCTGCCAGCCGTCCGCGCCCCGGCTGACGTGAGCTGGAGCCTCGGCCAGGGTGGGGTAACTACCCAGCAGGTCCAGGCGGTGAATGGTCACGGGCCGCGCGGGCAGGTCCAGCGTGCCCCCCCGCCGCGCCACGTCGTACGCCCGCACGCCGCCCACCTGAATGGCCGAATATTGCGGAGGCACTTGCTCGATATTGCCCACGAACTGCGCCAGCGCGGCCTCTACCGCTTCAGCCGTCAGCGGCGGGACGGGGGCCTGCACCTCAACCGGGCCTTCGGCGTCAAGGGTGGGCGTGCCTGCGCCGAGGCTTATCCAGGCCAGGTAATCCTTGGAGTCGCGCTCCATGAACTGCACCACCTTGGTGCTGTCCTCCACCGCCACCACCAGCACCCCCGTCGCCAGCGGGTCCAGCGTGCCGGTGTGGCCCACCCGCCGCGTGCCACGCAGCCGCCGTACCCGGCCCACCACATCGTGAGAAGTGAGGTTCAGCGGTTTGTCCACGGCAAATACAGGCATGAGGGACAGTGTACGGGGACGGAGAAGCAGGTGGGGGCTGGAAGCTACGGAAATTTCTTTCCGCCTTCCGTCTGGAGGCCAGAAGTCCTGCCCAGACCCTTGTCCCTGGCCCTCCTTCGGCTCCCCAGACCATCCCATGCTCTAGGATGCAGGGCGTGCGCTTCCGTTGTTTTCCGTCTGTTTTGACGCTGTCTGCACTGGCTGCTTTCCCCGCTCACGTGCAGGCGGCCCCCACACAGACAACCCCGATACAGGTACGCACAGGGCAGACAGGCACAGCACAGACAGGCCAGGGCGGCTGGGCACAGGTCGCTCCCGGTCAGTGGGCCGACCCGGCAGGACAGTGCACCTACCGGGCCGAGCGGCGCGGGCAGGCCTTTCCGGTGCTGCGCGACCACGCTGCGGCAGTGCGGCTCTCAGGTGCACTCAGGGAGGGACTGAGCCGTCAGGGCGTGCGTGACATTCAGGTGCGCCCGGTGGCACGTGGGGCCGTGTGGGGGCTGTTCGCCTCCTATGTGTATCCCAGCGCCCAGGGTGAAGCGCAGGTGGCACAGCTGTATCTGTCCCAGGGCGGCGTACTGCGAACCGTGACTGCCAGCACCCGCGCCCAGACCGTCTCGGCAAGGCCACTGAATCAGCAGGCTGCGGGCGCAGCTCCGGCCCCGGCGGCCTGCTGGCCGGACCTGGCCCGCTGGGTCGAGTTCAGCGCCGGATGAGGGCAGCGGTATGGCCCGCCGGGTAGACCCCGTTCAGGACCGGCAGCGCCGCACCGCACTGGTGGGAGCGGCGTATCAGGCCATCTTCGAACGCGGCTACCACGCGGTGACCCTGGCCGATATCGCCGCCGAGGCCGGAGTGAGCCGGGGCACGCTGATGTACCACTTCGGCTCCAAGGCGGGCCTGCTGACGGCGGCCATGCAGCGCTTTACCCGCACCATGACCGCCGCCACCCGCCGGGCGCTGCGGCAGGCCGGCACCCCCGAAGCCAAACTGCGGGCCTACGTGGAAAACCAGTTCTACGGCGTCGAGAACACCCGCCGCTTCTATACCGTGTGGCTGGACTTTCAGAGCGCCGCCACCCACGACCCCGCGCTGATGACCGTGCAGCGCGAGTTTCTGGCCCAGACCCACGCGCTGGACCTGGAACTGGCTCGGCTGGGCGCCAGCGACGGTGCCGACGCCCGCGCCCGGCAGCTGCGGGCTTTGGTGGAGGGCCTCAGCCTGCGCTTCGTGGCGGATGCAGCCCCGGACCTGGAAGCGTACCGGCGGGAATGTGAGAGCGGGGTGCGGGCGTTGCTGGGCTTAGCGGCCACGGGCGACTCCGCTCCCTGACCAGTCGGCAACCGCTCAAGTATCCAGGCGGCGCACGCCGTAGCCGGAGGGATAGCTTTCGCTTAGGCCAAGGACACGGAGGCTCCCCACCGACTGCGGGCAGACTCCCACAGCGGCTGGACGGCCAGTAGCGATATCCAACCCATATATGACCCCTTTGGCCTGATTCGGCGGGGAGCAGACGGCCCGGCCCGGAAACGCCAGAACATTCGGCACGCCCAGCCTGCGGGGACGCACGGTGGTCCGCCCACGGTACTGCACCATGACTGCTCCTTCGGCAGAAGTGGACGTGTGGCGGGTCAGGATAAAGAGGTCACCATCCAGCCTGCCTTTCCAGCAGCTCCCGCCTGCAAGGGCTGACCCGTTTGCAACTGTGCGCCGTAGTGGTAAAGCTGCGCCGACTGGCCGTCACTGGCCTGCCGGACCGAGACAGCGTGCCACAGGTTGGGACAGCGGGTAGACGGCACGATAGGCCACGCTGCCGCGCCTGCAAACACCGGCGGCCCCTCTACGGCGTGAGCAGGCACGGCCAGAGCCATACCGCTACACAGCAGCAGAGTGGCGAGGGCATCAGCCGCTTTGATGGGCTGACCCTAGCATGTGGTAGACCCGAATTCCCCCCCTCAGCGCCCGAAATACTCCGGCAAATCGGCCTCGGTAATCAGCACGTCACGCGGCTTGCTGCCCTGGTGCTTGCTCACGATGCCCATCGCTTCGAGCATGTCCATCAGCTTGCCGGCGCGGGCGTGGCCCACACTCAGGCGGCGCTGGAGGCGCGACACGCTGCCCTGACCTTCTTCCACCACGATTTGCGCGGCCTGCCGCAGATAGGGGTCTGAAAAGTCCATGTTGGAGGGGTCGGCTCCGGGGCCTTCGGCTCTCACAGCCCCGTCAAAGTCCGCGCCGTAGGCTTCCACAAAGGCGTCCTCAAAGATCATCCGCTTGAGCAGCCCCGTCACGCGCACCGATTCTTCCTCGCTGATGAATGGCCCTTGCAGGCGGACTGGCTTAATCAGGCCCGGCTGGTAGAACAGCATGTCGCCCATGCCGGTCAGCCGCTCGGCCCCCAGCGAGTCGAGAATGGTGCGCGAGTCGTGGCCGCTGCTAACCGCAAAGGCCACGCGGGCAGGCACGTTCACCTTAATCAGCGAGGTCAGGATGTCCACGCTGGGCCGCTGCGTCGCCAGCACCAGGTGCATGCCGGTGGCCCGCGCCATCTGCGCCAGCCGCATAATCGCCGCTTCCACTTCCTTGGGGCTGGTAATCATCAGGTCGGCCAGCTCGTCAATGATGATGATGAGGTGCGGCAATTCCGGCTCGCCGGTCTGGCGCATCTTGGCGTTGAACTGCCCCAGGTTCTTGGCCCCCACCTGACTCATCATCTTGTAGCGGCGCTCCATGTGGGCCACTGCGCCGAGCAGCACGCCTGCCGCGTCCATCGGATTGGTGACCACCCCGCGCACCAGATGCGGAATGCCGTCGTAGGGCGTCAGTTCCACCATCTTGGGGTCAATCATCAGGAATCTCAGCTCCTGCGGATAGAAGCGGTAC is a genomic window of Deinococcus proteolyticus MRP containing:
- a CDS encoding 6-pyruvoyl trahydropterin synthase family protein encodes the protein MPWKLSTEFTFDSAHIIEGYDGPCGRLHGHTYRVRMELQSDRLRPSAHVKRDIMVADFKSLKWAKKDVEQGGLDHMFLNEHPDLGSDTTAEVIAAFLHRETMRRIRENLAEGDDGADLHLRVFLWETPESCCEYWE
- a CDS encoding 7-carboxy-7-deazaguanine synthase QueE, translating into MDAAKQPKYPVYERFYTWQGEGVHLGRAAYFIRLYGCPQHCPWCDSAGTWHPEYRPESVGLMDAQALADAVAAESPAGAVVIITGGEPILFDLAPLTDALHAIGRRVHIETSGIAPLRGELDWVTLSPKPTQKWPLPEVVAHADEVKIIVHEPQDIAAGLATLDGLRDDAVIWLHPEWSRAREREMRVLNAITEAVKADPRLRAGYQMHKLYRADDLDEHSDKRLIPLGGNERLGY
- the queC gene encoding 7-cyano-7-deazaguanine synthase QueC, which gives rise to MTETTNPRAVVLLSGGLDSSTVLGLAVRSGLEATALSFRYGQRHTVELERAAQIAAHFGAAHRVVDINIGSFGGSALTDEGLAVPQEATPDGVIPPTYVPGRNTVFIAVGLSLAEAIDAGSLHLGITAVDYSGYPDCRPDYLAAYQTLADLATVAGREGRGARLVAPLLEMSKVDIVRTALEVGVPVHLTWSCYSGGSEPCGLCDSCRIRDEALLSAGHPELMTRVGRGRLGV
- the trmD gene encoding tRNA (guanosine(37)-N1)-methyltransferase TrmD, encoding MTTPALTFSVLTLFPELLRPFASEALLGKAQARGLVDVRLHDLRDWAANKHHKVDDTPYGGGAGMVIRVDVVARALDALRAERPIDEVVMLTPAGETFRQATAEAWAAQGGHWVILCGRYEGFDARVERLVTREVSIGDFVMMGGEAAAACIMEAVSRLVPGVLGAEASHQDDSFSSGLLDYPEYTRPPEWAGEGVPAVLQSGNHAAIAAWRRAQALGKTYQRRPDLLPTAGLTPLDSAELLRLGATAEQLQGWNAPEPPAPKRGKRRQKTEPSNEGD
- the rimM gene encoding ribosome maturation factor RimM (Essential for efficient processing of 16S rRNA), producing the protein MTATKKAPENTTRVGYFLGPQGLKGGVKLFVLGEAEQLVDLPRVWVEGWGWLKLRRAELLYPGIALHLSGIETREAAADLRGANVYAHDDELPALEEGSYYYHQLRGLPVLDSAGEHLGEVVDVMDMGHQDLLVVSHDYGESQVPLQAPYVLIEAGEDGEPARVRLTEDTPAGLLGDDDDYDEHDDYDDADDGAEDAGE
- a CDS encoding KH domain-containing protein, which produces MNRDTDYSFGPQAGEPDIDVAELVEFLAGQVVDDPAGVQVSRQGQTLLIRVGEGEEGRLIGRQGRVIQAIRTLARSATPPRARLNVDLDGPRSAQGSSAQGKGGFQGRRERRS
- the truB gene encoding tRNA pseudouridine(55) synthase TruB, whose translation is MPVFAVDKPLNLTSHDVVGRVRRLRGTRRVGHTGTLDPLATGVLVVAVEDSTKVVQFMERDSKDYLAWISLGAGTPTLDAEGPVEVQAPVPPLTAEAVEAALAQFVGNIEQVPPQYSAIQVGGVRAYDVARRGGTLDLPARPVTIHRLDLLGSYPTLAEAPAHVSRGADGWQPDPAGRPVPLPPALGDFPTLLVRASVGSGTYLRSLARDLGAALGVPAHLAGLLRTRAGRYDLADCLELDAVAEAAGHSDLSALPFEVVEVPAQTATELRQGKRPRRPETGRLTVTHAGELVAVVDGDGAQWKVVRAWAGEKEG
- a CDS encoding TetR family transcriptional regulator C-terminal domain-containing protein; protein product: MARRVDPVQDRQRRTALVGAAYQAIFERGYHAVTLADIAAEAGVSRGTLMYHFGSKAGLLTAAMQRFTRTMTAATRRALRQAGTPEAKLRAYVENQFYGVENTRRFYTVWLDFQSAATHDPALMTVQREFLAQTHALDLELARLGASDGADARARQLRALVEGLSLRFVADAAPDLEAYRRECESGVRALLGLAATGDSAP